The region CACAGATTGGAACTTATTTTAAGGGGTTAAAAAAATCCCTAAAAGACCTTGTTGAAAGGACAATGCTAGATTGCCATTAAAACTACTTAAAATGAAAACTTCCTACTGGGGAGTCTAATGTgagcttttaaaaatctatgcCAGTAGCCTTCCACCCAAAATACACAAGTCTCATCTATGGAATCTCAACATTTACCAGCATTACATATAAAGATGCATTCAGTGGCTTTCAGATAGTAAATTCACAACATTTCATGGGAACACTTTTTAACCATAATTAACAAAAATCTTCATATAAAAGCAGAAGATTAAAGATAAGCACAAAAGAACTTTGTATTACCTTCCCTttgcactacatgcatgcctgctagctcatttttttttttttttgctcagggCCATTTTAAAAGCATACAGTGGCCTTGTCATCAAAGTCTCTTACAGACTATGGCAAAGAAAGCAATGGTTAATCCCAATTAGCTAGAACTAACTCATTCTTCATAGGAGAGACCTGTTTGCATGGCTATTTTATagtaggagagaggcaggaagctgATCTCCATTTAGACTGACATAACAAGCCACCTAGTTAGGACTTACTCTGAAATTTACTTGAACAAGTTCTGGAAGTTCATTACCTTTTATGCTGTATACAAGACACAACACACTTAGGCTTAACATTAAGAAACTTGAAAATTCGGCTGTAAAGTGCTAGCATGGAAGTTACCCTAGTACAGTATAACCTCTACTAGGGTATATTAGTAATTCCAGTAATTGTCAAAGAACGTTTACACTGCTTCAAATTCTATTCAGAAAATTATCTCTCTGTACCTTTAAAAAGTTCCATCTTTTAGATGAGCTGAAAGCTAAAGTATACAGATACTTCAGAGGGTGTTCAATCTCTACtcaaacttttagaaaaaaaattgcttctaAAAATTAACAATGCAACTTGGCTACTTGCAGATGACATGGCAGATTAAATTAACATGTTTTCACCTTAATTTGTTTCACAGGCCTTCTAAAATCCCTGCCCCTTAATCCAAGGCAAACTTTCTGATATTTCAAAGGAGTTCAGTAAGATTCTGGTATTATAAATTCAAACTCAGTACTGCCATCTGTTACGTTCTGTTTAAAAATGGAATCATTTTCCTGctgaataaaaaaatcttcccagTTCATTGGCTTGTTTTGAGGAGTAGATGTGGTCCCTACTGGAGGTTCTTTTCCAGCATCAACCTTATACCCAATAGCATCATCCTTCATGACAGGCACAGCACTTGATTTATCAGAAAGATATGCATACTGTCTGATCTGTAAAGACTTGCATGGATGTAAGCGATAAAGCTTTGAGTCCCCAGAAGGATCTTGACTATGAACTGACTTTATGTGTGATGACATAAACTGATAGTTGATGAAAGATTTGCCACATGCTAAACACTGATACCTTCGCTCCCCTGTGTGATGAATTTCATGCTTTGTGCGATATTCTGCAAGAGGAAATACCTTCTCGCAGTAACGGCATTGATACTTCTTCTCCCAAGAATGAATGTTAAAATGTCTTCGCAAGCTTGTCAGGCAGACATATGACCTTTTGCACACAATGCAGATATAATAGACCCTTCCATCTACTAGTAACTCATAGTGATCATCATGTTTTACTTTCATACGCTTGTTTGATGGCTCACTGCCAGATGTTTTCGGTAGCTCATTCTCAAGTTTGGCTTCCCCTCCATCAGGGTCATCTTTGACAGGGATCACTACGTCGTAAGTATCTTCACCAATATTTGCATAAACCTTGCAACCGGTTGATAAGCCTTCAATTTCAGTAGTTGTATCTAAAGTAATGATCTTCTGACCCTCCGTTAGATGCTTTGATCCTAAGCCTGGATCATTAGTGTTTCTAGTAATTACATCtgaaacttttaaagaattgGAGGGTGGCTCTTGAAGAACTACAGGAGTCTGTACCTTCTGTGTCAATGATCCATCAAAAGTGGTACTTTTGGAGGTATCAGACTGTGGGACCAAAGATGTATTACTGACTGCTGAGTCTGGACTGGAGCTAATGgtaacatcatcatcatctataaTTTCTTCTGCTTCCACACCATTGGTCTTGTTTGCTGTTAAAACAGCATTGTTTGGTGTCGGCTGATTCTGTACAAGTAAATTGATTGAAGAGGACATATGATTTGGAAGTGCAGAACTGACACTCGGTGGTGTAGTAAGTGGAGcctgatttaataaaataatgttagGAGTCAGATGTGTCGAAGCCGAAGACACCAgcaattcttcatttctttgggtTTGGCTAAGAGTTGCCTGATTTGCAGGTGTGGGAAGCTTTGGAGCAGGTGTGATGTTTGTTAAAGGGGGGGAGGTATTGCTAGCACAAGGTGTCACTTCTGAAATAGCAACAGGGGCTGGGTTAGGCTGGACCTGTGTCATCGTGTTGCTACTTGGCAAATTCTCCTTTTCAGGCAAAATCTCAGAGCAGAAAATgacatcgtcatcatcatcatctgaaTCAGTGACAATGATCTTTTTCATTTCATAATCTTCGGCAGATAATGAGAAAGACTCCGTTATAATGGGCATCACAGTAGCCCCATTATCTGGGGCTTCATCCTTGGACTTCTGTATATCAAGGTTTTTGTCACTAGAATCAGGAGGTAAGGTCTCATCAGTACCATCCTGTGCTGATATGTTTTTAACCTGTGACAGTGGGACACCAAGCTCCGCTATAAACTTCACTCCTAGTAACTGCCCTGATTTAATCAACTCGTCAAGTAAATCTGCTCTAACACGGACAATTTTAGAACTATAGATATAATTCAGAATTTCTGCAAAGATCTCTGCTCTTATAAAGCTCAGTTCAACAACCTGCCCAGCAACCGAGAAGAGCTGGTGGAAGTATGTACTTGAAGCTGAAAGAATGTTCCTGTGGGCCCGGAACTTTCGGTCTTCCACAATAACAGTAACGTCACAGAAGAGTCCATGGTCACGCTGTTCATTCAAAGAGCTCAGCAGACTGCCAGAGTATTGGATGTCTGTAGCAGAAATCAGTTTCCTACTCTCCATGCCtgcaagggagagaaggaagggattaGGGAGGAGAAATCCACAATT is a window of Arvicola amphibius chromosome X, mArvAmp1.2, whole genome shotgun sequence DNA encoding:
- the Zbtb33 gene encoding transcriptional regulator Kaiso; translation: MESRKLISATDIQYSGSLLSSLNEQRDHGLFCDVTVIVEDRKFRAHRNILSASSTYFHQLFSVAGQVVELSFIRAEIFAEILNYIYSSKIVRVRADLLDELIKSGQLLGVKFIAELGVPLSQVKNISAQDGTDETLPPDSSDKNLDIQKSKDEAPDNGATVMPIITESFSLSAEDYEMKKIIVTDSDDDDDDVIFCSEILPEKENLPSSNTMTQVQPNPAPVAISEVTPCASNTSPPLTNITPAPKLPTPANQATLSQTQRNEELLVSSASTHLTPNIILLNQAPLTTPPSVSSALPNHMSSSINLLVQNQPTPNNAVLTANKTNGVEAEEIIDDDDVTISSSPDSAVSNTSLVPQSDTSKSTTFDGSLTQKVQTPVVLQEPPSNSLKVSDVITRNTNDPGLGSKHLTEGQKIITLDTTTEIEGLSTGCKVYANIGEDTYDVVIPVKDDPDGGEAKLENELPKTSGSEPSNKRMKVKHDDHYELLVDGRVYYICIVCKRSYVCLTSLRRHFNIHSWEKKYQCRYCEKVFPLAEYRTKHEIHHTGERRYQCLACGKSFINYQFMSSHIKSVHSQDPSGDSKLYRLHPCKSLQIRQYAYLSDKSSAVPVMKDDAIGYKVDAGKEPPVGTTSTPQNKPMNWEDFFIQQENDSIFKQNVTDGSTEFEFIIPESY